Proteins encoded in a region of the Sporocytophaga myxococcoides DSM 11118 genome:
- a CDS encoding TVP38/TMEM64 family protein, which yields MIKGIRELIKDNRTTALYLLYFTLAPFISDSYLIYLSIRYQEQISSFTLPEYSLLSLILGMCMATGLCHTTLIATVSGYFLGINSVYIVIPTYIFASVLGYFLAQKLDNGHFMKTLLRFNKTALIKSNLKNEEPKIIFLSRLSPVIPFALMNFLLSVLGANFRKYLIFGTAGMLPRTLLFCYIGSKAGELIQAINAPGQESMSKVITLLLIISSLIGLYYFIKKAITKALK from the coding sequence ATGATAAAAGGAATCCGTGAGCTTATTAAAGACAACCGGACAACTGCCTTATATCTTTTATATTTCACCCTTGCTCCCTTTATTTCAGACTCTTACCTTATTTACCTTTCAATAAGATATCAGGAGCAGATATCTTCATTCACTCTCCCAGAATATAGTCTGCTTTCCTTAATATTGGGCATGTGCATGGCAACAGGATTGTGCCATACAACACTTATTGCTACAGTTTCCGGCTATTTTTTAGGGATAAATTCTGTATACATTGTTATACCAACCTACATATTTGCATCTGTCCTTGGATATTTCTTAGCTCAGAAACTTGATAATGGCCACTTCATGAAGACGCTTCTGCGCTTTAACAAGACAGCACTTATTAAGTCAAATCTCAAAAATGAAGAACCAAAAATCATTTTCCTTTCCAGACTTTCTCCGGTAATTCCATTTGCCTTAATGAATTTTCTACTGTCAGTTTTGGGAGCAAATTTCAGAAAATACCTCATTTTTGGAACCGCAGGGATGCTTCCCCGTACACTATTATTCTGCTACATAGGAAGTAAGGCCGGAGAATTAATTCAGGCAATAAATGCTCCCGGACAGGAAAGTATGAGTAAAGTAATAACACTACTTCTTATAATCTCCTCGCTTATAGGTCTTTATTATTTCATAAAAAAAGCTATCACCAAAGCTCTGAAGTAA
- a CDS encoding Bax inhibitor-1/YccA family protein produces MEKDNLYYSQGKSVSTMSQSFMANVFIWMSAGLVMTAAISFLFANNASLLSLLINERGWSIFGYIVLFAPIGFVLLMNFAFEKLSYGMLVLLFMTYSALMGMSLSVIFLVYTAGSIYSIFFVTAGMFAVTAIYGYTTKTDLTRIGNLLMMALFGIIIASVINMFLHSDTLSYIMSIVSVVVFTGLTAYNVQSMKDIYNDGSERAGKLAIIGAMSLYINFINLFLALLRLFGNRRD; encoded by the coding sequence ATGGAAAAAGATAATTTGTATTACAGCCAGGGGAAAAGCGTATCGACCATGAGTCAATCCTTTATGGCTAATGTATTTATCTGGATGTCTGCAGGTCTAGTTATGACTGCTGCAATTTCATTTCTTTTTGCTAATAATGCTTCTTTATTATCATTGTTAATAAATGAAAGAGGATGGTCAATATTTGGCTATATCGTTTTGTTTGCTCCGATAGGGTTTGTTTTATTAATGAATTTTGCATTTGAAAAATTGTCATATGGAATGCTGGTGTTATTATTTATGACGTATTCAGCATTGATGGGAATGTCTTTAAGTGTAATTTTCCTTGTATACACGGCCGGTTCAATTTATTCAATATTCTTTGTTACAGCTGGTATGTTCGCTGTTACAGCGATATATGGTTATACAACAAAAACCGATCTTACAAGAATTGGTAACCTGTTAATGATGGCTCTTTTCGGAATTATCATTGCAAGTGTTATTAATATGTTCCTTCACAGCGACACACTTTCCTATATTATGAGCATTGTGAGTGTTGTTGTATTTACAGGTCTTACAGCATATAATGTTCAAAGTATGAAAGATATTTATAATGATGGCAGTGAAAGAGCTGGTAAGCTTGCTATCATTGGTGCAATGTCGCTTTATATCAACTTTATTAATCTCTTCCTTGCTCTTTTGAGATTGTTCGGAAACAGAAGAGACTAA
- a CDS encoding T9SS type A sorting domain-containing protein yields MNRSYGQWTDGQPAANVLGQPTFTTSNPIATESGLNRPNQVVVDPVSGKIFVADAFSHRVLRYPSTAAYIDGANAEAVFGQTNLSNAFVTATSTTSLNTPSGIALDDNGNLWIADQGNNRVVRVSNAVTALTGSAFDLVLGQSGFSGSNGGTGLAEFSSPWALTYRNNALWVSDFGNNRILKFDNPSFLSNGAPASLYLGTGSPGLSDNTLNGPGQISIDVNGNLWVADVNNNRVLRFSNANALSSSADADLVIGQSDFFTSTAGLSQSALSSPWGVYMDEGGRLYIADNGNDRVLIFNSTSLAANGALADHVIGQIDFANSNTATAQDKVSPIFVSVENDLLFVSDFSNNRVLIFKPSTPLPVNLLNFSAISNIREGKVLLQWYTVNEIDFSRFEVEQSYDEINFDKYAGQLAAKGGATNTYRLEVPVFNYESAYFRLKLIDNDGSVSYSNVISVKGEQQELLTYPNPFRDKLEVELSSATGNISVYDNSGKEIKREVIYSDEVTLDLKVLPIGEYWVKVQTDKNILIKKVLKID; encoded by the coding sequence ATGAATAGGAGTTATGGTCAATGGACAGATGGACAACCAGCAGCTAATGTATTGGGGCAACCTACATTCACTACCAGTAATCCAATTGCCACTGAGAGTGGATTGAACAGACCCAATCAAGTAGTTGTAGACCCTGTCTCAGGGAAAATATTTGTTGCAGATGCTTTTTCTCATCGGGTTCTTAGATATCCATCCACAGCTGCATATATTGATGGAGCAAACGCTGAAGCTGTATTCGGCCAGACAAACTTGTCAAATGCATTCGTCACTGCAACTTCAACGACGAGCTTAAATACTCCTTCTGGTATAGCTTTGGATGACAATGGAAATTTATGGATTGCAGACCAAGGGAATAATAGAGTAGTAAGAGTCAGTAATGCGGTAACTGCATTAACAGGAAGTGCTTTTGATTTGGTTTTAGGCCAGTCAGGATTTTCTGGTTCTAACGGCGGGACGGGGCTTGCAGAGTTTTCCTCTCCGTGGGCTCTTACTTATAGAAATAATGCTTTATGGGTGTCTGACTTCGGTAATAATAGAATTCTGAAATTTGACAATCCTTCTTTTTTATCCAACGGTGCTCCTGCAAGTTTATATTTAGGTACAGGGAGTCCTGGCCTTTCAGACAATACTTTAAATGGTCCTGGACAGATATCTATTGATGTAAATGGAAATTTGTGGGTTGCAGATGTAAATAATAACAGAGTGTTAAGGTTTAGTAATGCCAATGCATTGTCAAGCAGCGCTGATGCAGATCTGGTTATTGGACAATCTGATTTTTTTACTTCAACAGCTGGTTTGTCTCAATCAGCTCTTAGCAGTCCATGGGGTGTATACATGGATGAAGGCGGGCGTCTTTATATCGCAGATAATGGAAATGACAGAGTATTGATATTCAATAGTACTTCGCTAGCAGCTAATGGTGCCTTGGCAGATCATGTAATCGGGCAGATTGATTTTGCTAACAGCAATACTGCCACAGCCCAGGATAAAGTATCACCAATATTTGTATCAGTTGAGAATGATTTGTTATTCGTCTCTGATTTTTCAAATAATCGGGTATTGATTTTTAAACCATCTACACCATTGCCTGTAAATCTGTTAAACTTTTCAGCAATAAGTAATATAAGAGAAGGGAAGGTATTGCTTCAATGGTATACTGTTAATGAAATTGATTTTTCAAGATTTGAAGTGGAACAAAGTTATGACGAGATAAATTTTGATAAATATGCCGGACAGTTAGCGGCGAAAGGCGGAGCAACAAATACATACCGGTTAGAAGTGCCAGTTTTTAATTATGAATCAGCATACTTTAGATTGAAGTTAATTGATAATGATGGAAGTGTTTCATATAGTAATGTTATATCCGTTAAAGGAGAACAGCAGGAGTTACTTACCTATCCCAACCCTTTTAGGGACAAGTTAGAGGTTGAATTATCATCTGCTACAGGTAATATTTCTGTGTATGATAATTCTGGTAAAGAAATAAAACGAGAGGTTATTTATTCAGATGAAGTGACTTTAGATCTCAAGGTTTTACCTATAGGAGAATACTGGGTTAAGGTACAAACCGATAAGAATATTTTGATAAAAAAGGTTTTAAAGATTGATTAA
- a CDS encoding cystathionine gamma-synthase yields the protein MKFGTKAIHAGVEPDPSTGAIMTPIYQTSTYVQASPGDHKGYEYSRTHNPTRTALQNSLAALENGAQGLCFASGMAAIDTILKLLKPGDEVISTNDLYGGTYRIFTKVFAHYGIKFHFIPMDNAKEVEKYINSNTKLIWMETPTNPLLNIIDIKAIANLGKKHTVITVVDNTFATPYLQLPLDLGVDIVMHSVTKYLSGHSDVVMGAIILNDKEVAARLAFLQNACGAVPGPQDCFLVLRGIKTLHLRMERHCDNAAKIAQFLSEHPKVDKVYYPGLSSHPNHAVAQKQMKAFGGMLSFTLKGDKIEDAKRFLERAKLFSLAESLGGVESLCGHPATMTHASIPKEEREKAGLKDSLIRLSVGVEDVEDLIEDLKNAIG from the coding sequence ATGAAATTCGGAACCAAAGCAATTCATGCAGGCGTGGAGCCTGATCCTTCAACAGGAGCAATCATGACTCCTATATATCAAACCTCTACCTATGTGCAAGCCTCTCCGGGCGACCATAAGGGGTATGAGTATTCAAGAACACATAACCCTACAAGAACTGCTTTGCAAAATAGTCTTGCTGCGCTTGAAAATGGCGCACAAGGATTGTGTTTTGCTTCTGGTATGGCTGCAATAGACACTATTCTGAAATTGCTTAAGCCTGGCGATGAGGTAATTTCAACTAATGATCTATATGGTGGAACTTATAGAATATTCACCAAAGTATTTGCGCATTATGGTATCAAGTTTCATTTTATCCCGATGGACAATGCGAAGGAGGTTGAGAAATATATCAACTCCAATACAAAGCTTATCTGGATGGAGACTCCAACCAATCCTTTGTTAAATATTATTGATATAAAGGCCATTGCCAATCTTGGAAAGAAACATACAGTCATTACTGTTGTAGACAATACCTTTGCCACTCCTTATCTTCAGCTTCCTCTGGATCTTGGCGTTGATATTGTAATGCATTCAGTAACAAAATATCTTTCAGGGCATTCTGATGTTGTAATGGGAGCTATCATTCTGAACGACAAAGAAGTGGCTGCCAGACTAGCATTTCTTCAAAATGCATGTGGGGCAGTTCCAGGACCTCAGGATTGTTTCTTAGTACTGAGAGGTATTAAAACATTACATCTGCGAATGGAAAGACATTGTGACAATGCTGCAAAAATAGCACAGTTTTTGTCTGAACATCCTAAAGTCGATAAAGTTTATTACCCGGGATTAAGTTCTCATCCTAATCATGCTGTGGCTCAGAAGCAGATGAAAGCTTTCGGCGGTATGCTTTCATTTACATTGAAAGGTGACAAAATTGAAGATGCGAAAAGGTTCCTTGAAAGAGCTAAATTATTTTCTCTTGCCGAATCTTTAGGGGGAGTAGAATCGTTATGCGGGCATCCTGCAACAATGACACATGCCAGCATTCCTAAGGAAGAAAGAGAAAAAGCCGGATTAAAAGATAGTCTTATAAGGCTTAGTGTAGGAGTTGAGGATGTTGAAGATCTTATTGAAGATCTGAAAAATGCTATAGGATAA
- a CDS encoding GNAT family N-acetyltransferase codes for MNISYRKFEAADRAHVVSMIQDFYNDDPSGKNKTEEQIYKSFEAFEKHPDYGLITIFNDGDKIVGYCIIVNFYSNEYGGLILNIDELYIIPEYRGKGISTDFVRYLKERKDLEFVAMELEVLPYNARALKLYEKLGFVKSDRSYLMLKKAKS; via the coding sequence ATGAATATTAGTTACAGGAAATTTGAAGCAGCAGACAGAGCTCACGTTGTGTCAATGATTCAGGATTTTTATAACGATGACCCGTCAGGAAAAAACAAAACTGAAGAGCAGATATATAAATCCTTTGAAGCTTTTGAAAAACATCCGGATTACGGATTAATAACTATATTTAATGATGGTGACAAAATTGTGGGGTATTGCATTATAGTCAACTTCTATAGTAATGAATATGGCGGATTGATCCTGAATATAGATGAGCTTTATATTATTCCTGAGTATAGAGGAAAAGGGATTTCAACTGATTTTGTGAGGTATCTGAAGGAAAGAAAAGATCTGGAATTTGTAGCAATGGAGTTAGAGGTGCTCCCTTATAACGCAAGAGCACTGAAGCTGTACGAGAAGCTGGGATTTGTTAAGTCAGACAGGTCATATCTGATGCTTAAGAAAGCTAAAAGCTAA
- a CDS encoding ATP-binding cassette domain-containing protein: MPQQFLELDQLCVEVNGRFILKDISFKLKKGTSLAIIGPSGSGKTILGKVLANRITPTSGIINFSFPSDYKSVFISQQHDFRDSSERSYYQQRFDSNYGQNFPLVEEELLKAATGLPLSEIENIAKQLRMDYLLKRRLIELSNGEGKRLQIARALLQKPEVIIFDSPFIGLDTEARKVLHSIINELITLGSTVVVITTPDEIPEQINYVLKLTGGKIDNMASLREFKDSYKGEEQQPSETFILHDSELYNQLYWNEQEEFKVAVEMKDVTVKYGDKIILDKVNWKICKGECWALIGHNGSGKSTLLSLINGDNPQAYGNDIWLFDKKKGSGESIWELKAKIGYISPELHIFFQRNKSFTEALFVNSAAQSLAAETSSGGITVFDSIASGFNDQVGSSGKISSWQTKQVHLWMEILKLSSFKTMRLSQLSLGIQRLVLLGRALVKNPQLLILDEPCQGLDKMQIKQFVSVVNEICTTFNKTLIYVSHYKEDIPSCVKNYLELEDGKVKQVVS; the protein is encoded by the coding sequence ATGCCTCAACAGTTTCTTGAATTAGATCAACTTTGTGTTGAAGTTAATGGGAGATTCATTCTAAAAGATATTTCGTTCAAGTTAAAAAAAGGAACTTCTTTGGCTATCATAGGTCCTTCAGGCAGCGGGAAAACAATATTGGGAAAGGTTCTTGCGAACAGGATTACACCTACTTCGGGTATAATTAATTTTTCTTTTCCTTCAGATTATAAAAGCGTTTTTATCTCCCAGCAGCATGATTTCAGGGATTCTTCAGAGAGAAGCTATTACCAGCAAAGGTTTGATAGCAATTATGGGCAGAATTTTCCTCTTGTTGAAGAAGAACTGCTAAAAGCCGCCACCGGACTTCCTCTCTCAGAAATTGAAAATATCGCAAAGCAGTTGCGAATGGATTATCTCCTCAAAAGAAGATTGATTGAATTGTCAAATGGTGAAGGCAAGCGATTACAAATCGCAAGAGCTTTATTGCAAAAGCCAGAGGTGATCATATTTGACAGTCCTTTTATAGGATTGGATACAGAAGCAAGAAAAGTACTGCATAGCATTATTAATGAACTGATAACTTTAGGGAGTACTGTTGTTGTGATTACAACTCCTGACGAGATTCCGGAACAGATAAATTATGTTTTGAAGCTAACAGGTGGAAAGATAGATAATATGGCTTCTCTTAGAGAATTTAAAGATTCGTATAAAGGTGAAGAACAACAACCCTCGGAAACATTTATCCTTCATGATTCGGAACTGTATAATCAGTTGTACTGGAATGAGCAGGAGGAGTTCAAAGTGGCAGTAGAAATGAAAGATGTTACAGTGAAATATGGTGATAAGATTATTCTGGATAAAGTTAACTGGAAAATCTGCAAAGGTGAATGCTGGGCTTTGATTGGTCATAATGGTTCCGGAAAATCTACTTTGCTTAGTCTTATTAACGGCGATAATCCTCAGGCTTATGGAAATGATATTTGGCTTTTTGATAAGAAGAAGGGGAGTGGTGAAAGCATTTGGGAGTTAAAAGCAAAAATAGGTTATATCTCTCCTGAGCTGCATATATTTTTTCAGCGTAATAAAAGTTTCACAGAAGCTTTATTTGTCAATTCGGCAGCTCAAAGCCTCGCAGCTGAAACTTCTTCTGGTGGTATTACGGTTTTTGATTCCATTGCCTCAGGTTTTAATGATCAGGTAGGATCTTCAGGAAAAATTTCATCATGGCAAACTAAGCAGGTTCATCTATGGATGGAAATTTTAAAATTGTCATCATTCAAGACTATGAGATTGTCCCAGTTGTCATTGGGTATTCAACGTCTTGTACTTTTAGGAAGAGCGTTAGTGAAGAATCCTCAACTCCTGATTTTAGATGAACCTTGTCAAGGTCTCGATAAAATGCAGATTAAGCAGTTTGTCTCTGTTGTAAATGAAATTTGTACAACGTTTAATAAAACTCTTATTTATGTTTCTCACTACAAAGAGGACATTCCTTCCTGTGTAAAAAACTACCTTGAATTGGAGGATGGAAAGGTGAAGCAGGTGGTAAGCTAA
- a CDS encoding T9SS type A sorting domain-containing protein gives MTVIRYISLLLLFISPMIMKGQTFTNNTTANIPANGTTPSFLSNPINVTGLPDIDGNPFGLEEVQITFNTQQFTRMELFLVSPNGRIIELSNIRNGNGNVAGTFIFNMNPSNTEIRFWNASSPPSPTSFLPMASINSVNDGTSPNGQWRLLGRIAQVFSIYTNQITSWSIKFGNNYTKPAASNDDCSGAINLVNSAINDAYVSGTNVEYGAKLPSYGDINGSFVCSSGYTENSAWFTWIASCPNDSLNIRSFTRVQTGVVKGNCGGPYTKIDCNVIDYPNNYTYKFVNLTPGTRYYLILDGDNAYYGPFDIRWYPGSCTPLPVTLLNFIASYDSKADNINLRWITATEKNNKEFIIKAKNYNTTSDFIEIAKVKSYLQNTGSSYDIYWIPEQDGFYEFQLLQTDVDGTTTYLAHSFAHVDYPNESFTNILYSESGPQLNIELNTSDLLNLSIIDLSGKIIWTKTKQVDAGNSHLPLPSNIAQALYILEVRTSDKIECRKLLYK, from the coding sequence ATGACTGTCATAAGATACATTTCCCTCCTTCTACTTTTCATTTCTCCGATGATAATGAAAGGTCAGACATTTACGAATAATACAACTGCTAATATTCCTGCTAATGGTACCACTCCCAGTTTCCTCTCAAATCCGATAAATGTTACCGGGCTGCCGGATATAGATGGAAATCCTTTTGGTTTGGAGGAGGTTCAGATAACCTTTAATACTCAGCAATTCACCCGGATGGAACTTTTTCTTGTTTCTCCCAATGGAAGAATCATAGAACTAAGCAATATTCGGAACGGGAATGGGAATGTAGCAGGAACATTTATATTTAACATGAATCCTTCCAACACTGAAATCCGATTTTGGAATGCCTCCTCCCCGCCTTCTCCAACATCATTTCTACCTATGGCTAGTATAAATTCTGTCAATGACGGAACCAGTCCTAATGGACAATGGAGGTTATTAGGAAGAATAGCTCAGGTTTTTTCAATTTATACTAATCAGATCACCAGTTGGAGTATTAAATTTGGTAATAACTATACAAAACCAGCTGCTTCGAATGATGATTGTTCAGGAGCTATTAATCTTGTGAATTCAGCAATCAATGATGCATATGTTTCAGGAACCAATGTAGAATACGGAGCAAAACTACCTTCTTATGGAGATATTAATGGAAGCTTCGTGTGCAGTAGCGGATATACCGAAAATTCTGCCTGGTTTACATGGATAGCTTCTTGTCCAAATGACAGTCTAAATATCCGCAGCTTCACAAGAGTTCAAACCGGAGTGGTAAAAGGCAACTGTGGTGGCCCCTATACAAAAATTGATTGTAATGTAATTGATTATCCCAATAATTATACCTATAAATTCGTCAACCTCACCCCAGGCACCAGATACTATCTTATCCTGGATGGTGACAATGCCTATTATGGGCCTTTTGATATCAGATGGTATCCTGGAAGTTGCACACCATTGCCGGTAACATTGTTAAATTTCATAGCATCTTATGATTCAAAGGCTGACAATATAAATCTTCGTTGGATAACTGCAACAGAAAAGAACAATAAAGAATTTATTATCAAAGCAAAAAATTATAATACAACTTCTGATTTCATTGAAATAGCGAAAGTAAAATCTTACTTACAAAATACAGGTTCTAGTTATGATATATACTGGATACCTGAACAAGACGGATTTTATGAGTTTCAGCTATTGCAGACAGATGTTGATGGAACAACTACTTATCTAGCACATTCATTTGCTCACGTTGATTACCCGAATGAGAGTTTTACCAATATTTTATATTCTGAATCAGGACCGCAGCTTAACATAGAATTGAATACATCAGACTTATTAAACTTGTCGATAATTGATCTGAGTGGGAAAATTATCTGGACTAAAACCAAACAGGTTGATGCAGGTAATAGCCACCTACCACTTCCTTCAAACATTGCCCAAGCCCTTTACATTTTGGAAGTAAGAACATCTGACAAAATTGAGTGTAGAAAATTATTATATAAATAA
- a CDS encoding gluconokinase, which produces MIYIIMGVSGCGKTTIGKLLSSHLNLPFFDGDDFHSESNIKKMSNGTSLTDEDRLPWLTTLSENLVKWELAGGAVLACSALKEEYRKILLSTQTLVTWIFLDGNMNIIKQRLDCREGHYMPSTLLNSQFSLLERPQYGMHIDVSSTPDLIVQEILKKLKV; this is translated from the coding sequence ATGATTTATATAATAATGGGTGTTTCAGGATGTGGAAAAACAACTATTGGAAAGTTGCTTTCATCACATTTGAACCTACCTTTTTTTGATGGCGATGATTTCCATTCGGAGAGCAACATAAAAAAAATGTCAAACGGAACATCTCTTACAGATGAGGACCGTCTGCCATGGCTGACAACTCTTTCAGAAAACCTTGTAAAATGGGAATTGGCCGGTGGAGCTGTATTAGCCTGTTCCGCATTAAAAGAAGAATACCGAAAAATATTATTATCAACCCAAACACTGGTTACATGGATATTTCTTGACGGTAATATGAACATTATTAAGCAAAGATTAGATTGCAGAGAAGGACACTATATGCCATCCACATTATTGAACTCTCAATTCAGTTTATTAGAAAGACCTCAATACGGCATGCATATAGATGTTTCATCCACCCCCGATTTGATCGTTCAGGAAATTTTAAAGAAATTGAAGGTATGA
- the gndA gene encoding NADP-dependent phosphogluconate dehydrogenase — MNSLAQFGVVGLGVMGKSLALNLAEKGINVSVYNRHITGSEENIAVDFVKEQSAKTVMSGFDDLRAFVISLEKPRKILLMIQAGSAVDQQLDQLLPVLDRGDILIDGGNSFYKDTNKRTKQLNELGIHFIGAGISGGEEGARKGPSIMPGGDKDAYNKISSYLELIAAKDKQGKPCITYIGEEGAGHFVKMVHNGIEYAEMQILTEVYFLLRYYSLYPAEKIADLFTQWQHDGLDGYLLEITIDILRKKEDGVLLLDKILDKAAQKGTGGWSTTAAMDLGVPFSTVSEAVMARALSSFKSYRQQISSTYSSPLAITDNLKDSLSDKIKNAYKAARIINHETGFHLLKEASVQYRWNLNLSEIARIWTNGCIIRSELMEQIATTFLNEESIVLAPSFKKELIDAQRDFTQVITTGLSNDIALPVLSSALNYYLGLKTLNSGANLIQAQRDYFGAHTYQRIDTPDKYFHTHWKN, encoded by the coding sequence ATGAATTCATTAGCACAATTTGGAGTTGTTGGACTCGGAGTAATGGGCAAAAGCCTTGCTTTAAATCTGGCAGAAAAAGGAATTAACGTTTCAGTATATAATAGACACATAACCGGTTCTGAAGAAAATATCGCTGTTGATTTCGTGAAGGAACAAAGCGCTAAAACCGTTATGAGTGGTTTTGATGATCTTAGGGCTTTTGTTATATCTCTTGAAAAACCAAGAAAAATCTTATTGATGATACAAGCAGGTTCTGCAGTTGATCAGCAATTAGATCAACTATTACCTGTGCTTGACAGAGGCGATATCCTCATTGACGGCGGCAATTCATTTTATAAAGACACCAACAAAAGAACCAAACAGCTTAATGAGCTGGGTATCCATTTCATCGGAGCTGGTATTTCCGGAGGAGAAGAAGGTGCCCGTAAAGGACCGTCAATAATGCCTGGAGGAGATAAGGATGCATATAATAAAATCAGCAGTTATCTTGAACTCATCGCCGCCAAAGACAAACAGGGAAAACCTTGCATAACATATATCGGAGAAGAAGGCGCAGGACATTTTGTCAAGATGGTTCATAATGGTATTGAATATGCTGAAATGCAGATTCTGACAGAGGTCTATTTTCTTCTTCGCTACTACTCACTTTATCCTGCTGAAAAAATTGCTGATTTATTCACACAATGGCAGCATGATGGCTTGGATGGTTATCTTCTCGAAATCACGATTGATATATTGAGAAAAAAAGAAGACGGGGTTTTACTTTTAGATAAAATACTGGATAAAGCCGCCCAGAAAGGAACCGGGGGCTGGTCAACCACAGCCGCCATGGATCTAGGCGTTCCATTTTCAACTGTATCAGAAGCTGTAATGGCCAGAGCCCTTTCTTCTTTTAAGTCATACAGACAACAAATAAGCTCAACTTACAGTAGCCCTCTTGCTATAACTGATAACTTGAAAGACTCTCTTTCAGATAAAATAAAAAATGCATACAAAGCTGCAAGAATAATAAATCATGAAACTGGATTTCATTTATTAAAAGAAGCATCTGTTCAATACAGATGGAATCTAAACCTCTCTGAAATCGCGCGTATCTGGACCAATGGATGTATTATCCGGTCTGAATTAATGGAACAAATTGCGACCACTTTTCTTAATGAAGAGTCCATTGTTCTAGCTCCTTCTTTTAAGAAGGAATTAATTGATGCACAAAGAGATTTTACTCAGGTAATAACAACAGGACTATCAAACGATATTGCTTTACCTGTGTTATCTTCGGCTCTCAATTATTACTTAGGTCTGAAGACCTTGAATTCAGGAGCGAACCTTATCCAGGCACAGAGAGATTATTTTGGTGCACACACGTATCAAAGAATTGATACACCTGATAAATATTTCCATACACACTGGAAAAACTAG